The genomic stretch ACCGGGAGCACGGCCCCGTTCATCGTCATGGACACGCTCATCTGGTCGAGCGGAATCCGGTCGAACAGGATGCGCATGTCCTTGATGGAGTCGATGGCCACGCCCGCCATGCCAACGTCACCCGCCACGCGGGGATGGTCGCTGTCGTAGCCCCGGTGCGTCGCGAGGTCGAAGGCGATGGACAGGCCCTTCTGCCCCGCCGCGAGGTTGCGGCGGTAGAAGGCGTTGGAGGCCTCGGCCGTGGAGAAGCCGGCGTACTGCCGCACCGTCCACGGCTGCTGCACGTACATGGTGGAGTAGGGGCCTCGCACGAAGGGCGGCAGGCCCGGCAGCGAGCCCAAATGCTCCACGCCCTCCATGTCCTCGCGCGTGTACACCGGCTTGACGGGGATGCCCTCGGGCGTGTCCCAGCGCTCGGCGTTGCGCGTGGCCTCGCCGGCCTGACGCAGTTGCTGGTCGCGCGCGGGCGCGGCGGAGTGCGTTTCGGGGGCGTCGAAGTCGATGCCCGAGAAGTCCGGTACGTGGGGGCGCATCAGGCCACTCCGAGCTGCTGGTGCAGTGAGGACAGGAGCGAGAACAAATCCGCTCCCGCGTAGAAGAAGACGTCCACGCCGGCCGCGCGGAAGGCGGCCTCGTGGTCACCGGGACGGCCCGCAACCGCCACCGCGCGCGCGCCCTTCGCCTTCAGCGCCGCCGTCAGCGCGGGCACCCATTCCGGATACAGCGCGTCCGGCCCGGAGATGACGGCCAGCGTCGCGCCCGACGCCGCGAAGCGGGCCGCCGCGTCGGCGACGTCCGCGAAGCCGTGCGCGTCCGCCGGCTCGAGACCGCCCGCGGCCAGGACGTTGGCCGTCCACGTGGAGCGGGTGGTGTGCTCGGCGACCGTGCCCAGGCTGGCCAGGAAGGCCTTCGGGCGCGCACCGTGCGCGGCGAGGTAGCGGTCGCTCGCGTCGCGCAGCGTCTCGAAGGACTCGGCCACGCGCACCGGGCGCAGGGGAAGGGGCCCCGACGTATCGGGCGCCGCGGACGCCGTGGCTCGGGACTGCCGCTGGACGGGCGTTTCACCCAGGTGGGGGAACTCACTCACGCCGACAATGGGCAGGCGGCGGGTGCGCACGGCCTTGTCGCGCGCCGTGCGCGTCTCCGCGAGCACGCGGGCCACGTCGCCGCTCGTGAGCGCCTGCTCCATGCCGCCCAGCGCCTCGATGCGCCGCAGCTCGGTCCATGCCGCGCGAGCGATGTCCTGCGTGAGCTGCTCCAGGTAGTAGCTGCCGCCCGCGGGGTCGGCGACGCGGTTGAGGCTCGACTCGTCGCGCAGGATGAGCTGCGTGTTGCGCGCCAGCCGGCGAGCGGACGCGTCGGGCGTGCCCAGGGCTTCGTCGAAGGGCGAGGTGCTGACGCTGTCCGCGCCGCCGACGACGGCCGCGAAGGACTCCGCGGTGGCGCGGAGGATGTTGACCCACGGGTCCCGCTGCGTCTTCGTGGTGCTCGCGGTGCGCGCGTGCAGCACCATGGCCTGGGCCTCCGGCGAG from Myxococcus xanthus encodes the following:
- a CDS encoding methylmalonyl-CoA mutase subunit beta, whose translation is MAQEPLHIASEFPAPSVEDWRRLVDKDLKGKPFTALQSQLEGGLSLQPLYTQQDAAVAPPEPPGVAPYVRGTQALGLTEGGWVVCQEYSEPDVTQAAEAIRTDLDRGGWGVWLHLGDTHGVRVPDAEALRRLLAHAPLDTTPVHLEPESDPLASAHHLLHVAEQTGVSRAALKGSLGVDPLGILARTGSLPAGLDATLAQAAPLVTSLREAAPGLRVLLVSTRAYADAGATSAHELAWAIATGVAYLRGLERAGVSPDVAARSIQFAVSVGGQFFPEIARLRAARLLWSKAVAACGGSPEAQAMVLHARTASTTKTQRDPWVNILRATAESFAAVVGGADSVSTSPFDEALGTPDASARRLARNTQLILRDESSLNRVADPAGGSYYLEQLTQDIARAAWTELRRIEALGGMEQALTSGDVARVLAETRTARDKAVRTRRLPIVGVSEFPHLGETPVQRQSRATASAAPDTSGPLPLRPVRVAESFETLRDASDRYLAAHGARPKAFLASLGTVAEHTTRSTWTANVLAAGGLEPADAHGFADVADAAARFAASGATLAVISGPDALYPEWVPALTAALKAKGARAVAVAGRPGDHEAAFRAAGVDVFFYAGADLFSLLSSLHQQLGVA